The DNA segment ACCACCGGTGATTATGCATGGGAGAGGTTAAAGGAATGTATTCCTCTGATTGATATATTCCTGTTTGATTTCAAGCATTGTGATTTGGATAAGCTGCATCAAACGACGGGTGCAGATGGTGAGCGCATCATGCAAAATTTAAAGCAGCTATCCATGCTGGTTCCAGATAAGATCACTCTTCGTATTCCTGTTATACCAGGCTTTAATTATGAAGATACTGTCCTGAAAAAAATGATTGATATAGCTAAGGAGCTGCAGGTTTCATCCGTCCATCTTTTACCTTATCACACCTTGGGATTATCAAAATATGAGCAGCTTGACCGCAAGTATGAATTAAAGGGTGTTGCCATGCTTCAGAAAGAAGATTTAAAGGATTATGCTGCGTATGGAAAATCGAAAGGCATTCATGTACAGGCCGGTGGCTGATATGGCAGAGCAGGTATTTCTTCCACCCTCCGGTATCCGTCTGGTTTTAAGTGATTTAGATGGCACACTGTTGCATGATAACAAGCAGGTATCGTCCTATACGATTGCGATGCTTCAAAGGCTTAAAGAGCAGGGATATTTATTTGGTGTTGCGACAGGACGCCCCTATGAGGTTGTTCAGCACAGATTAAAGGAATGGAAGCTTGATACGCTATGTGATGTGGGAATCTTTGACAATGGTGCTGTCATCTATACCGCCGGTAAACATCTGATAAAAAGGGATGTATATTTAAAGCATGAGGATATCCAATATCTGCTGCGCTTGTTTTCAAAACAGGATGTTGGAATTGGAGTACACGAGGATGGCTTATGTGCTTCCAGTCTTCATCCGCTCATGAAGCGGCTGCTAAATTCTCATAGCGGTTGTTTTCAGAAAATAGATTTTACAAGTCACATATTTACACATGCAACCAAATTTCTGATATTTACAGAAGAGCATATAGCTGATGTGAAAAAACTGGGTGAGTTACATCAGGATCGTTTTCTGTTCCTGCAGACTGACAGCTATATTTATGAGGCTGTCCATAAGAAAAACAGCAAGCTGGAGGGATTACTGGAGCTGCTGCAGAGTCTGCCGGCAATAGATATAAAGCAGGTGCTGGTATTTGGAGATGGGGAAAATGATATAGACGTTATGAAGGCTTGCGGGTATTCTGTCTGTATGGAGAATGGCGATAAAAGGGCAAAGAATATCGCCGATTCCATAGCCTTGAGTAATGAAGAGGATGGGGTTGCACATTTCATCGAAGATCATATATTGTCCAATGCTGTAAGCAATTAAGCATATATTCTGTTTGGGATTGAAAGTCTTTAGCAGCCATATTGAAATAAGGCAGTAGTTTTGAATATATGTTAAGGTATAGCATGAAAAAACGTCCAATCTGGGCGTTTTTTAGCTTCTATTGATACAAATAACAGGAATCGAGAGTTTGCTGACTAACCTTTATTTTGCATGAAATAAGCCAAAATATGATCAGTTTTGAGTTCGCGAAACAGATTGTATATAGCTAATTATGAAAGAAATAAAACAGAAGTTTCGGCTTATGTCTATAAAACTACGTATTTCAATAAAAGAAGCATACCGATATTTTAAGAGGTAAAAGTTACATTTAGACAGGAAGCTTGTATTTTTTAGCTTCTAAACATCAAGATAAATGATACAATATTTAGAATGTTATGAAGCAAATTGGAAATGAATTCATATAATGATTGAAACAGTATTATCTAATCCATCCTCATAAGGTTAAGAAAAGAGGAAAATTTCAAAACACCAATTTCTGATTTCAAATCAGCCATATTAAAACAACACCATGTTTTTTTTGCAGATAACGATAAGTAGTTAGCGCATGCCTATCGTATTAAAGTGATAATCCATCTATTTGTTTTTGAACTGTGCTTATTCTTGGTTAGCCTATATGGCAATTACTGAAGATTATTATTTTCACATGAACCAGCTGCATACATGGAAAGCAGCGACAGTGCTATTCGCATCCGTCGCTGCTTTAAGTATATGCTTGAGTAAGCTCTTTTTTCATTTCATTGATTAGTAATTCAGCAATAGGAGTAAATACCTGATATTTCTTCCATATGATATACATTTTTGTTTCCAAGAGCGGATGTAACGGGCGAAACGTCAAAGGACTGTTCGTACTTGTATCAATCAATTTATCAAAGGTCAGCATATATCCAGTTTCCTCTTTCACAAATATGGATCCATTATAGGCAAGGTTAATAGTGCCTGACAAATTTAACTGATCCAACTTTTCACCGCACCACCTTGGGATATCCACTTCCATAGCTTGTGCGGAACATATAAGGGGCAGACCTATGATATCTTCTACTTCAATCCTGCTCTTAACTGCTAAAGGATCATCTTTTTTCATAACAAGTCCCCATACATTTGTTTCCGGGACTTCAATATAGTTATACTTCGATAAATTAGGCGGCTCTACGATTACCGCAAAATCAATGAGTCCTCTATCAAGGCGTTCTATAACCTGCTCCGTATTTCCACTTGTTAAGTGATAGCGAAATAGTGGATAATTCTCTCTAAATTTTTTTATGATGCGAGCGAGGTATTTGATTTGATGAGATTCAGCACACCCAATATATACTTCACCACCCGTTATAGTATCAAGAGCACTAAATTCATCGATTGTTTTATCAATCATATCCAAAATATCCTCGGTCCGCTTACGCAGCAGCATACCCTCATCAGTAAGGCTTAAACCCGCACTTTCACGGTGGAATAATTTTTTTCCAAGCTCTTCCTCTAATTCTTTCATTTGCTTTGATAATGTCGGCTGTGATACATGCAGCGTTTCTGCAGCCCTTGACATATTACCGATTCTGGCGATTTCCAAAAAGTAACGAAGAACACGTATTTCCATATGACATGACCTCCTTGTTTCATCCTTAGTATACTCAGTATAACAATTAGTGTTATTCCTGTAAAGAATAATATGATATAAGCTATAAGTATTAGACATAGCTTGCCTTGAACAATATAATCAAAGTGTAGGAGGTGAAAGAGTGGCAGAAGCGACAGATAGACAAGGTATTATACATCAAAACTTAGAAGATGCGGGCTGTGATGAAGAGCTAATTATAAAATGCATGTCTTTTGTAAAAGACGGAAATGCGCAAGATATGTTGCCACTGCTTAAAAGCTATAAGTGTGGACTGCTTGGCAAAGTTCGAAAGGAACAGGAACAAATCGATTGTCTTGATTTTTTAGTTTATTCAATACAAAAAGAAAATATATAGGAGGACTGTTTATGATAAACTTTAATTTTAATAATTCAACAAATCTTTATTTTGGCAGAGGAATGCTGAATCAGCTAAGTGAGTTAGCTATGCCTGGAAAGAAAGCAGCTGTGCTTACCTCAAATGGAAAATCAGCAAAGGTAAATGGAACGCTTGATCGTACCCTTGAACAGCTTAGAATAGCAAACGTAGAGACAGTGGTATTCGATAAGATTATGGAAAATCCTGTTCGTGAGATTATCATGGAAGGTGCTGCGTTTGCAAAAGAGAATGCTTGCGATTTTATAGTTGCTCTTGGTGGAGGTGCCGTACTTGACAGCTCCGTGGCGATTTCAGCAATGGCGACTAACGATGGAGATCTGTGGGACTACGTTGTTGGAGGTACAGGGAAAGCCTTGCCACTTAAACATGCTGGACTTCCAATCGTAACGATTACAACGACAGCTGGAACGGGTTCTGAAATAAATTGTTGGGGTGTTATCTCTAATTTAGAAACAAAAGAAAAAATAGGGTTTGGCAATCCGATTCTTACACCTGTAATGGCATTGGTGGATCCAGAGCTTATGGTTACAATACCACCAAAATACACGGCTTATCAGGGCTTTGATGCATTGTTTCATAACACTGAGGTAATGATGTCCAAAGGAATAAATATTTTAAGCGAAACGATTGCTCTTTCAGCTATTGAAAATATTGCTAAATATTTGCCTCGTGCAGTTAAGAATGGCAGGGATATCGAGGCAAGAGAGCATATTGCTTATGGCAGCACAATGGCAGGTATGACGATGCAGCTTACCTCAACTACTGCACAGCACAGTATGGAGCATGCTATGAGTGCATATCACCATAATCTGCCTCATGGCGCAGGACTGATCATGATTTCAAAAGCATTTGCTGAGTATTTCATTGAACAGCATGCTTGTGATGACCAATTTATCAAAATGGCAAAAGCGATGGGTATAAAAGCTGCCGATAAGCCGGAGGATTTTATCACTGCTCTTGTTGCCTTACAGAAAGCCTGTGATGTTTCGGAGTTGAAAATGAGTGATTATGGGATTGAAAAATCAGAGTGTATGACGTTAGCGATAAATGCCAGGGAAACAATGGGTGGTTTGTTTCTTGCGAATCCTTGTGAATTAAATGATGAGGCTTGTGCAGGCATTTTTGAAAAATCATACAGATGATTAAGAAACTGATTTTATGATGCAGAATTAAAGATTTTGGACTATCTTTACGATAAAGGATGAGGAGTGAAAACAATGATGAAGCGGACAATCTCTATATTTATGATCGTAGTTTCAATGTTAAGTCTAACTGCTTGCAGCAAGAAATTAGGGCAGTCAGATAATGCTTCAGAAGCTCAAATATCAGCAAATGAGAAAGGAGGCGGGACAGTGAATAACAAAACTTTGGTTGTGTATTTTTCTGCTACAGGAACAACAAAGCAGCTTGCAGAATATGCAAAAGAGATTCTTAATGCCGATATTTATGAGATCGTACCAAAAGATCCATATTCATAGGAGGATTTGGCTTACTATACAGATGGACGTGCGGATAAAGAACAAAATGATAAAAATATACGCCCAGAAATTTCAGGCAGCATCCGAAATATGAAGCAATATGATACGATTATCTTAGGATATCCCATCTGGCACGCTCAGGCGCCAAGGATCATAAGCACTTTTCTTGAAAGCTATGATTTTTCAGGGAAAACTATTCTGCCATTTTGTACCTCTCATAGCAGTGACATAGGTTCTAGTGCTACTGATCTTCATTCACTTACAAATAGCGCAACTTGGTTAAATGGACAGCGCTTCTCCTCTGATACATCCAAAGAAGAGATAACAACTTGGCTTGAAAATAACGGATTGTCGACGACTTCAGCAGGACAGATTGGAAAGTTTAATTTCGATCAGC comes from the Erysipelotrichaceae bacterium 66202529 genome and includes:
- a CDS encoding LysR family transcriptional regulator, with the translated sequence MEIRVLRYFLEIARIGNMSRAAETLHVSQPTLSKQMKELEEELGKKLFHRESAGLSLTDEGMLLRKRTEDILDMIDKTIDEFSALDTITGGEVYIGCAESHQIKYLARIIKKFRENYPLFRYHLTSGNTEQVIERLDRGLIDFAVIVEPPNLSKYNYIEVPETNVWGLVMKKDDPLAVKSRIEVEDIIGLPLICSAQAMEVDIPRWCGEKLDQLNLSGTINLAYNGSIFVKEETGYMLTFDKLIDTSTNSPLTFRPLHPLLETKMYIIWKKYQVFTPIAELLINEMKKELTQAYT
- a CDS encoding iron-containing alcohol dehydrogenase, producing MINFNFNNSTNLYFGRGMLNQLSELAMPGKKAAVLTSNGKSAKVNGTLDRTLEQLRIANVETVVFDKIMENPVREIIMEGAAFAKENACDFIVALGGGAVLDSSVAISAMATNDGDLWDYVVGGTGKALPLKHAGLPIVTITTTAGTGSEINCWGVISNLETKEKIGFGNPILTPVMALVDPELMVTIPPKYTAYQGFDALFHNTEVMMSKGINILSETIALSAIENIAKYLPRAVKNGRDIEAREHIAYGSTMAGMTMQLTSTTAQHSMEHAMSAYHHNLPHGAGLIMISKAFAEYFIEQHACDDQFIKMAKAMGIKAADKPEDFITALVALQKACDVSELKMSDYGIEKSECMTLAINARETMGGLFLANPCELNDEACAGIFEKSYR
- a CDS encoding Cof-type HAD-IIB family hydrolase, with product MLRMENRKAFMYRPVADMAEQVFLPPSGIRLVLSDLDGTLLHDNKQVSSYTIAMLQRLKEQGYLFGVATGRPYEVVQHRLKEWKLDTLCDVGIFDNGAVIYTAGKHLIKRDVYLKHEDIQYLLRLFSKQDVGIGVHEDGLCASSLHPLMKRLLNSHSGCFQKIDFTSHIFTHATKFLIFTEEHIADVKKLGELHQDRFLFLQTDSYIYEAVHKKNSKLEGLLELLQSLPAIDIKQVLVFGDGENDIDVMKACGYSVCMENGDKRAKNIADSIALSNEEDGVAHFIEDHILSNAVSN